A genome region from Engraulis encrasicolus isolate BLACKSEA-1 chromosome 6, IST_EnEncr_1.0, whole genome shotgun sequence includes the following:
- the exoc2 gene encoding exocyst complex component 2, with translation MSRVRQPPLVTGISPNEGAPWTKVTIRGENLGTGPADLIGLSICGHNCLLTAEWMSASKIVCRVGVSKDDKGQIIVSTKSGGPGTSTVSFKVLKPDRIGILEQSAVWVDEINYYDRTDRNKGISPLSLRPANPLGIDIDKGKVAHKDLEDKFPGMSGDFTSENFSATWYLIENHSSTSFEHLRTASGHLKKQATQKNEGSLAYVKGGLSTFFEAQDALSAIHQKLESDGTEKVEGSMTQSLENILNRASDTADALFQEVLGRKDRADSTRNALNVLQRFKFLFNLPLNIERNIQKGEYDVVINDYEKAKSLFGNTEVAVFKKVYAEVETRIGDLRSLLLGKLLETPSTLHDQKRYIRYLSDLHASGDPAWQCIAAQHQWILQLMQDAREQQEGEKRLVARALHMRRGSSFQTPREETWSVSTATGPPQLQFVERLTDVVISQLPNFWKLWISYVNGSLFSETGEKSGQVEKSKKNARQKQNDFKRMIEEVVTRLVLLLRGCLLPTSLPDVQLRLYGGWDNTPPLTGQHITQSIHTIRLCHEALSALEIPNDLLQVIQDLLLELRVHCLLTTLQHTTEDVRRLADKEDWKVDNEGITSLPAQFEQCVFLMLQSLKDPLESKPNEMNILQLEAIQDQASELFVRIMKVFIGCLEELSTKTDGDLETSHMSSDLGSPDLFSNTYEDSKPTSEQRLLILLSNCHYLEKHTFLNLAHHMETHGFTGTERVLSLSLEEVRRLDAEVFESYIEQKADPIVGYLEPGIYAGYFDWKDCLPPTGVRSYLKEALVAIITVHAEVFSISKELVPRVCSRIIEAVAEEMSRLMQCVSSFSKNGALQARLEISALSDAISVYLTPESRGSFKQALEPLPQLQSGADKKLLEELLNKFKSSMHLQLSCFQPSSAHPVKR, from the exons ATGTCACGGGTCAGACAGCCTCCCCTGGTGACGGGGATCTCGCCCAATGAGGGGGCTCCGTGGACCAAAGTCACCATCCGAGGAGAAAACCTGGGGACCGGACCAGCCGACCTCatcg GTTTGTCCATCTGTGGCCATAACTGCCTGTTGACGGCTGAGTGGATGTCTGCCAGTAAGATCGTGTGCCGTGTGGGGGTGTCTAAGGACGACAAGGGGCAGATTATCGTCAGCACCAAGAGCGGGGGGCCGGGGACCTCCACCGTCAGCTTCAAGGTGCTCAAGCCGGACCGCATCG gtatcCTGGAGCAGTCTGCGGTGTGGGTTGATGAGATTAATTATTACGACCGGACCGACCGCAACAAAggcatctcccccctctccctacgCCCAGCCAACCCCCTGGGCATCGACATAGACAA AGGGAAGGTGGCCCATAAGGACTTGGAGGACAAGTTTCCGGGCATGAGTGGAGACTTCACCAGTGAGAACTTCTCAGCCACCTGGTACCTGATAGAGAACCATTCTTCCACCAG TTTTGAGCACCTGCGTACGGCGTCAGGCCATCTGAAGAAGCAGGCCACCCAGAAGAACGAGGGCAGCCTGGCCTACGTCAAGGGGGGGCTCAGCACCTTCTTCGAGGCCCAGGACGCGCTGTCTG cGATCCACCAGAAGTTGGAGTCGGACGGCACTGAGAAAGTGGAGGGCTCTATGACCCAGAGCCTGGAGAACATCCTCAACc gtGCGAGTGACACGGCGGATGCCCTGTTCCAGGAGGTGCTGGGGCGTAAGGACAGAGCTGACTCCACCCGAAACGCCCTCAACGTCCTGCAGCGCTTCAAGTTCCTCTTCAACCTGCCCCTCAACATAGAACGCAACATACAGAAG ggaGAGTATGACGTGGTGATTAATGACTATGAGAAGGCCAAGTCTCTTTTTGGGAACACAGAAGTTGCTGTCTTCAAGAAAG tgtatgcaGAGGTGGAGACTCGTATCGGGGATCTAAGGAGCCTGCTGTTGGGGAAACTGCTGGAGACGCCATCTACCCTGCACGACCAGAAACGctacatcag GTATTTGTCTGACCTGCACGCCAGTGGCGATCCGGCGTGGCAGTGCATCGCAGCCCAGCACCAGTGGATACTGCAACTCATGCAGGACGCCAGGGAACAgcagg AGGGAGAGAAGCGCCTGGTGGCCAGAGCTCTCCACATGAGGAGAGGCAGCAGCTTCCAGACCCCCCGAGAGGAGA CCTGGTCTGTCAGTACCGCCACAGGTCCTCCCCAGCTGCAGTTTGTGGAGCGCCTGACTGATGTGGTGATCAGCCAACTGCCCAACTTCTGGAAGCTCTGGATATCATACGTCAACGGCAGCCTGTTcagtgag ACAGGAGAGAAGTCTGGCCAGGTGGAGAAGTCAAAGAAGAACGCACGGCAAAAACAGAACGACTTCAAG cgtATGATCGAGGAGGTGGTCACGAGGTTGGTGCTGCTGCTGAGGGGGTGTCTGCTGCCTACATCTCTCCCGGACGTCCAGCTCCGCCTCTACGGGGGCTGGGACAACACGCCCCCCCTCACTGGCCAACACATAACACAGTCTATACACaccatcag gttgtGTCATGAGGCGTTGTCTGCGTTGGAGATTCCTAATGATCTGTTGCAGGTTATCCAGGACCTGCTGCTGGAACTGAGGGTGCACTGCCTACTGACTACACTGCAGCACACtactgaag atgtGAGGAGGCTCGCTGACAAGGAGGACTGGAAGGTGGACAACGAAGGAATCACATCCCTg cCTGCCCAGTTTGAACAGTGTGTTTTCCTGATGCTTCAGTCGCTAAAGGATCCACTGGAATCCAAACCAAATGAAATgaat ATTCTACAACTGGAAGCAATTCAGGACCAAGCGTCAGAGCTGTTTGTGAGAATCATGAAG GTGTTCATCGGCTGCTTGGAAGAGTTGAGCACGAAAACGGACGGAGACTTGGAGACATCCCA TATGTCTTCAGATTTGGGCTCTCCTGACCTCTTCAGTAACACTTATGAAGACTCCAAACCCACTTCG gAGCAGCGTCTGCTGATCCTCCTGAGTAACTGCCACTACCTGGAGAAGCACACCTTCCTCAACCTGGCCCACCACATGGAGACACACGGCTTCACAGGCACCGAGAGAGTACTcagc ttgagtcTTGAGGAGGTGCGTCGGCTGGATGCTGAGGTGTTTGAGAGCTACATTGAGCAGAAGGCCGACCCCATAGTGGGATACCTGGAGCCCGGCATATACGCTGGATACTTCGACTGGAAGGACTGCCTACCTcccacag GTGTGAGGAGTTATCTGAAGGAGGCCTTGGTGGCAATCATCACGGTACacgcagag GTCTTCTCCATCTCTAAGGAGCTGGTTCCGCGTGTGTGCTCTCGCATCATTGAGGCCGTTGCCGAGGAGATGAGTCGCCTCATGCAGTGTGTGTCGTCCTTCAGCAAAAACGGCGctcttcag GCTCGGCTGGAGATCTCTGCCTTGAGTGATGCCATATCCGTCTACCTCACACCTGAGAGCCG gggcagcTTCAAACAGGCGCTAGAACCCCTCCCTCAGCTACAGAGCGGAGCAGACAAGAA gTTGCTTGAGGAGTTGTTGAATAAGTTTAAGAGCAGTATGCACCTGCAGCTCAGCTGCTTCCAGCCCTCCTCAGCTCATCCTGTCaagagatga